The Staphylococcus carnosus genome has a segment encoding these proteins:
- a CDS encoding glyceraldehyde-3-phosphate dehydrogenase, producing the protein MTTNIAINGMGRIGRMVLRIASKNDDLNVVAINASYPPETIAHLVKYDTTHGKYDGEVVPTENGIRIDGHDIKLVSDRNPENLPWKDLDIDIVIEATGKFNHGDKAIAHINAGAKKVLLTGPSKGGHVQMVVKGVNNDSLDVEEYDIFSNASCTTNCIGPVAKVLNDNFGIENGLMTTVHAITNDQKNIDNPHKDLRRARSCNESIIPTSTGAAKALKEVLPELEGKLHGMALRVPTKNVSLVDLVVDLKKDVTAEEVNKAFEDADLDGVLAVSDEPLVSVDFNTNPNSAIVDSMSTLVMDDKKVKVIAWYDNEWGYSNRVVDIAVQIGELLNAKEKATA; encoded by the coding sequence ATGACAACGAATATTGCAATTAATGGAATGGGACGCATTGGACGTATGGTATTACGTATTGCTTCTAAAAATGATGATTTAAACGTAGTAGCAATTAATGCGAGTTATCCCCCAGAAACAATTGCACATTTAGTAAAATACGATACGACTCATGGTAAATATGATGGTGAGGTAGTACCTACTGAAAATGGTATTCGTATCGATGGTCATGATATTAAATTAGTTTCAGACCGTAATCCAGAAAACTTACCTTGGAAAGATTTAGATATCGATATTGTCATAGAAGCTACAGGTAAATTCAACCATGGCGATAAAGCAATTGCTCATATCAATGCCGGTGCTAAAAAAGTATTATTGACAGGACCTTCAAAAGGCGGACATGTTCAAATGGTTGTTAAAGGCGTAAACAATGATAGCCTTGATGTTGAAGAGTATGACATTTTCAGTAATGCTTCATGTACTACAAACTGCATTGGTCCAGTTGCTAAAGTATTAAATGATAACTTTGGAATTGAAAACGGCCTAATGACAACTGTACATGCTATTACAAATGATCAAAAAAATATTGACAATCCTCATAAAGATTTACGTCGTGCACGTTCATGCAACGAAAGCATCATCCCAACTTCGACAGGTGCTGCGAAAGCACTTAAAGAAGTATTACCAGAATTAGAAGGTAAATTACATGGTATGGCGCTTCGTGTACCAACTAAAAACGTTTCACTAGTTGACTTAGTTGTAGATTTGAAGAAAGATGTAACAGCTGAAGAAGTGAATAAAGCCTTTGAAGATGCAGATTTAGACGGTGTTTTAGCTGTTTCTGACGAACCATTAGTTTCAGTTGACTTCAATACAAATCCTAACTCAGCAATTGTTGATTCAATGTCAACTTTAGTTATGGATGATAAAAAAGTAAAAGTTATTGCATGGTATGACAACGAATGGGGTTATTCAAACCGCGTTGTAGACATTGCAGTACAAATTGGCGAATTATTAAATGCTAAAGAAAAAGCAACAGCATAA
- the coaE gene encoding dephospho-CoA kinase (Dephospho-CoA kinase (CoaE) performs the final step in coenzyme A biosynthesis.), translating to MGKVIGLTGGIGTGKSTVSNLLEVHGFKIVDADVASREAVEKGSEGLQQIKQVFGDKAIDQNGEMDRKYIGEIVFNDAKKRKELNQIVHPIVREIMDEQKEQYLSEGYNVIMDIPLLFENNLQDTVDETWLVYASESIQVERLMERNDLSQEEAKARVYSQISIDKKRRMADHVIDNRGTLLELKQNLEQLLMDEGYIQQADYNQEEE from the coding sequence ATGGGGAAAGTGATAGGATTAACAGGCGGAATTGGTACAGGAAAATCTACTGTATCTAATTTATTGGAAGTTCATGGTTTTAAAATCGTGGATGCAGATGTCGCATCGAGAGAAGCGGTTGAAAAGGGCTCTGAAGGTTTACAACAAATAAAACAAGTATTCGGTGATAAAGCCATTGATCAAAATGGAGAAATGGACCGTAAATATATTGGCGAAATTGTATTTAATGATGCCAAAAAACGTAAAGAACTTAACCAAATTGTACATCCTATTGTCAGAGAAATTATGGATGAACAAAAAGAGCAATATTTAAGCGAAGGTTATAATGTCATTATGGATATACCATTACTATTTGAAAATAATCTTCAAGATACAGTTGATGAAACTTGGTTGGTCTATGCATCTGAAAGCATCCAAGTAGAAAGATTGATGGAACGTAATGACTTGTCTCAAGAAGAGGCAAAAGCAAGAGTTTACAGCCAAATTTCTATTGATAAAAAACGACGCATGGCTGATCATGTAATTGACAACAGAGGTACACTATTAGAATTGAAACAAAATTTAGAACAACTGTTGATGGATGAAGGTTATATCCAACAAGCTGACTATAACCAAGAGGAAGAATAA
- the mutM gene encoding bifunctional DNA-formamidopyrimidine glycosylase/DNA-(apurinic or apyrimidinic site) lyase produces the protein MPELPEVEHVKRGIEPLVLNQRIEEVEFSNAVINGKEIGKDTIIKQIDLPMFKLYSEGYKITRVERRSKYILFHIETNDDQRVLVSHLGMSGGFFVVDTLDDIIVPNYKKHWHVNFKLSNGKQLIYSDIRRFGEIKNVADLSAHSSFSDMAPEPFDENAFAHFKHQLETKTYHKKPIKQVILDHKVIAGCGNIYACEALFNAKINPERSADSLNDDEQKRVFDEVVKVLRLGIENGGTSISSYRHADGKTGQMQNYLQVYKKKVCPVCGGPIQTKVIAGRNTHYCPQCQK, from the coding sequence ATGCCGGAATTACCAGAAGTTGAACATGTAAAACGCGGCATTGAACCGTTAGTATTAAATCAACGTATTGAAGAAGTTGAGTTCTCAAATGCTGTCATTAACGGAAAAGAAATTGGAAAAGATACGATTATTAAACAAATAGATTTACCAATGTTTAAATTATATTCAGAAGGATATAAAATTACACGGGTGGAACGAAGAAGTAAATATATCCTTTTTCACATTGAAACAAATGATGATCAAAGGGTATTGGTAAGCCATTTAGGAATGTCAGGCGGGTTCTTTGTTGTTGATACATTAGATGATATTATTGTTCCAAATTATAAAAAACATTGGCATGTCAATTTTAAATTAAGTAATGGTAAACAACTTATTTATTCAGATATACGCCGTTTCGGTGAAATCAAGAATGTAGCAGATTTATCTGCGCATTCTTCTTTTTCCGATATGGCCCCTGAACCATTTGATGAAAATGCCTTTGCTCATTTTAAGCATCAATTAGAAACGAAAACATATCATAAAAAACCAATTAAACAAGTGATTTTAGATCATAAAGTTATCGCAGGATGTGGAAATATATACGCTTGTGAAGCTTTATTTAATGCAAAAATCAATCCTGAACGCAGTGCAGATTCATTAAATGATGATGAACAAAAACGTGTATTTGATGAAGTAGTGAAAGTATTACGTTTGGGTATTGAAAATGGCGGCACAAGTATTTCTTCATATCGCCATGCTGATGGTAAAACAGGTCAAATGCAAAATTACTTGCAAGTATATAAAAAGAAAGTTTGCCCAGTTTGCGGCGGACCGATTCAAACAAAAGTCATTGCGGGCAGAAACACACATTATTGTCCCCAATGCCAAAAATAG
- the polA gene encoding DNA polymerase I has product MEKLVLIDGNSLSFRAFYALPLLTNRAGIHTNAVYGFAMLLEKIKKEEQPTNFLVAFDAGKTTFRHETFGDYKGGRQKTPPELSEQFPLIRQLLDAYQIKHYELENYEADDIIGTLSKEADKAGIQTIIVTGDRDLTQLASDNVTIYYTKKGVTDVDHYTPEFIAEKYNGLKPSQIIDMKGLMGDTSDNIPGIAGVGEKTAIKLLNQFETVENLYEHIDEVSGKKLKEKLENGQEDAFMSKQLATIKRDSPIEVSLKDTKLPDDVDQTAKIDLFKELDFKQMLNQIDVSAEDKTEEKREYEVEHNFENINFNDLSEASIHFEVDEGDYLTADILKFGIQADGHFVVINAEQINDYPELVEWLENDQTRKRVYDAKKTYAEAHRLNIDIKNVSFDIMLASYILDPSRSIDDVYSVVHNYGQNYVAEEVNIYGKGRKRQIPEDEVLDTYIASILDAISESTPIMYDQLEEFNQLDLFESLELPLARILGEMEELGIYTDVDELKEMEKEIQGKLDTLITRIHDAAGEDFNINSPKQLGVVLFENLKLPVIKKTKTGYSTAVDVLEQLQGEHPIIDDILEYRQLSKLQSTYIEGLQKVIQNDHRIHTHFNQTLAQTGRLSSVDPNLQNIPVRLEEGRRIRKAFKPAEPGNVILSADYSQIELRVLAHITQDESMIKAFREGHDIHTATAMKVFGVEPDEVDSLMRRQAKAVNFGIVYGISDYGLSQSLGITRKAAKQFIDDYLDSFPGVKQYMSDIVKDAKAKGYVETLLHRRRYIPDITSRNFNRRSFAERTAMNTPIQGSAADIIKLAMVNFDKEIKNKDFHAHLLLQVHDELIFELPEEEVEAFSAFIEDIMDNAIDLDVPLQVDTNYGPTWYDAK; this is encoded by the coding sequence GTGGAAAAATTAGTATTGATTGATGGAAATAGTTTAAGTTTCCGCGCATTTTATGCTTTACCTCTTTTGACAAATCGTGCAGGTATCCATACAAATGCTGTATATGGATTCGCAATGTTATTAGAAAAAATTAAAAAAGAAGAACAGCCGACAAATTTTTTAGTTGCATTTGATGCAGGCAAAACAACATTCAGACATGAAACATTCGGTGATTATAAAGGCGGCAGACAAAAGACACCACCAGAATTGAGCGAACAATTTCCTTTAATTCGCCAATTATTAGATGCTTATCAGATTAAACATTATGAATTAGAGAACTATGAAGCGGATGATATCATAGGGACATTAAGTAAAGAAGCTGATAAAGCGGGTATCCAAACGATTATTGTTACAGGAGACAGAGATTTAACACAACTGGCTTCTGATAATGTAACAATTTATTATACGAAAAAAGGGGTTACAGATGTAGACCACTATACACCTGAATTTATTGCTGAAAAGTATAATGGTTTAAAACCTTCTCAAATCATTGATATGAAAGGATTAATGGGTGATACATCTGATAATATTCCAGGTATTGCTGGTGTTGGCGAAAAAACAGCCATTAAGCTCTTAAATCAATTCGAAACTGTTGAAAATTTATATGAACATATTGATGAAGTGTCTGGCAAAAAATTAAAAGAAAAACTTGAAAATGGACAAGAAGATGCATTCATGAGCAAACAATTAGCTACAATTAAACGAGATAGTCCAATTGAAGTTTCATTAAAAGATACAAAACTACCTGACGATGTAGATCAAACTGCAAAAATAGATTTGTTTAAAGAATTAGATTTTAAACAAATGCTTAATCAAATCGACGTAAGTGCAGAAGATAAAACAGAAGAAAAAAGAGAATACGAAGTAGAACACAACTTCGAAAATATCAACTTCAACGATTTATCAGAAGCATCAATTCATTTTGAAGTGGATGAAGGAGACTATTTAACAGCAGATATTCTTAAGTTCGGCATTCAAGCTGATGGACATTTTGTTGTCATTAATGCGGAACAAATTAATGACTATCCTGAATTAGTTGAATGGTTAGAGAATGATCAAACAAGAAAACGTGTATATGATGCTAAAAAAACTTATGCTGAAGCGCATCGCCTGAATATCGATATTAAAAATGTTTCATTCGATATTATGTTAGCAAGTTATATATTAGACCCATCAAGAAGTATTGATGATGTTTATTCAGTTGTTCATAATTACGGTCAAAATTACGTGGCTGAAGAAGTAAATATTTACGGTAAAGGACGTAAAAGACAAATACCTGAAGATGAGGTACTTGATACCTATATCGCTTCTATTTTAGATGCAATTTCTGAAAGTACACCAATTATGTATGATCAGCTTGAAGAGTTTAATCAACTTGATTTATTTGAATCATTAGAGCTTCCGCTCGCGCGTATTTTAGGAGAAATGGAAGAACTTGGTATTTATACAGATGTTGATGAACTAAAAGAAATGGAAAAAGAAATTCAAGGTAAATTAGATACCTTGATTACACGTATACATGATGCTGCAGGTGAAGACTTTAATATTAATTCACCTAAACAGTTAGGTGTAGTACTTTTTGAAAATCTCAAATTGCCTGTTATTAAAAAAACAAAAACTGGTTATTCAACTGCTGTAGATGTACTTGAGCAATTACAAGGTGAACATCCTATTATTGATGATATACTCGAATATCGTCAGCTTTCTAAATTACAATCAACGTATATCGAAGGTTTACAAAAAGTAATTCAAAATGACCATCGGATTCATACGCACTTCAATCAAACATTAGCTCAAACCGGAAGATTGTCTTCTGTGGATCCAAATTTACAAAATATACCAGTAAGATTAGAAGAAGGACGCAGAATCCGTAAAGCATTCAAACCGGCAGAACCAGGAAATGTTATCTTGTCAGCTGACTATTCACAAATCGAATTACGCGTGCTTGCGCATATTACTCAAGATGAAAGTATGATAAAGGCATTTAGAGAAGGGCATGATATTCATACGGCAACTGCAATGAAAGTATTCGGTGTAGAACCAGACGAAGTAGATAGTTTAATGCGCAGACAAGCGAAAGCAGTCAACTTTGGTATTGTTTATGGAATCAGTGATTACGGTTTAAGTCAAAGTCTTGGTATTACTAGAAAAGCTGCAAAGCAATTTATTGATGATTATTTAGATAGCTTCCCTGGTGTAAAACAATATATGAGCGATATTGTAAAAGATGCCAAAGCTAAAGGATACGTAGAAACTTTATTACACCGCCGTAGATATATTCCGGATATTACAAGCCGTAATTTTAATCGTAGAAGCTTCGCGGAACGAACAGCTATGAATACACCAATTCAAGGCAGTGCTGCTGATATTATAAAATTAGCCATGGTGAACTTTGATAAAGAAATTAAAAATAAAGATTTTCATGCGCATTTACTTTTACAAGTGCACGATGAGTTGATATTTGAACTTCCTGAAGAAGAAGTAGAAGCATTCAGTGCATTTATTGAAGATATAATGGATAATGCTATAGATTTAGACGTACCATTGCAAGTGGACACAAATTATGGCCCAACATGGTATGATGCAAAATAG
- a CDS encoding replication initiation and membrane attachment family protein: MFNQDDFGIRPQDPFNVFQPDKLSVTQLEVLNRLITPLIGTQAIGVYHYLSQFANSSVNHSTSHYVIMSELKINLGDFREEMNRLEAIGLIKTYVKHGKENSHFVYELIQPPTPKQFFNDPMLSVYLYKEVDKKRFQELKHYFERQQMDLSNYQEVTRNFTDVFKVPNQAFDAIQKNDIPQTASYKGINLDRVHFDFETLYQLLSNHFVSSEIVEEQAKGLITQLAVLYGITPEGMKGLILKSLTSGQRISYEELRKQARSFYAIEHENQLPALESKVDIQPSPVQKQEVVELTQAPQTPEEFESWFELMDSTSPIDMLASWSKSEPTLKQKYMIEDLMVREQLPFGVINILLQYVMLNNDMQLPKSYIQEIASNWKKKELASAEQAYHHVKEMKKAEKQRKTKQNNNQRNFKNYGQQVASKEITPEWLIRGDHKKRRGKQNKPQTDSGDQSLAQDRAEFLKHLNETWKEDDE, encoded by the coding sequence ATGTTCAATCAAGATGATTTTGGTATTCGACCGCAAGATCCGTTTAATGTATTTCAACCTGATAAACTTTCAGTTACACAATTAGAAGTATTGAATCGATTGATTACACCTTTAATTGGAACACAAGCCATAGGTGTTTATCATTACTTATCACAATTTGCAAACTCAAGCGTTAATCATTCAACCAGTCATTACGTTATTATGAGCGAATTGAAAATTAATCTTGGGGATTTTCGTGAAGAAATGAATCGGCTTGAAGCTATTGGATTAATTAAAACTTATGTTAAACATGGAAAAGAAAACTCTCATTTTGTGTACGAATTGATTCAACCGCCGACACCTAAGCAATTTTTCAATGATCCTATGCTTTCTGTTTATCTTTATAAAGAAGTGGATAAAAAACGTTTTCAAGAATTAAAACATTATTTTGAGCGACAACAAATGGATTTAAGCAATTATCAAGAAGTGACTCGCAACTTTACTGATGTGTTTAAAGTACCTAATCAAGCTTTTGATGCGATTCAAAAAAATGATATCCCTCAAACTGCTTCTTATAAAGGGATTAATTTAGATAGAGTCCATTTTGATTTTGAAACGCTGTATCAACTATTAAGCAATCATTTTGTCAGTTCAGAAATTGTCGAAGAACAAGCAAAAGGTCTGATTACTCAGCTTGCCGTTTTATATGGTATTACTCCAGAAGGCATGAAAGGGTTGATTTTAAAATCATTAACAAGCGGACAACGCATTTCTTATGAAGAATTAAGAAAACAAGCTCGCTCTTTCTATGCTATAGAACATGAGAATCAATTGCCGGCTTTAGAATCTAAAGTTGATATACAACCTTCTCCAGTGCAAAAACAAGAAGTTGTTGAATTAACCCAAGCCCCGCAAACTCCTGAAGAGTTTGAAAGCTGGTTTGAATTAATGGATTCAACGAGCCCGATTGATATGCTAGCAAGCTGGTCAAAATCCGAACCTACATTGAAACAAAAATATATGATTGAAGATTTGATGGTAAGGGAACAATTGCCGTTCGGTGTTATTAATATATTATTGCAATATGTGATGTTGAATAATGATATGCAGTTGCCGAAATCTTATATTCAAGAAATTGCATCTAATTGGAAAAAGAAAGAATTGGCATCAGCTGAACAAGCGTATCATCACGTAAAAGAAATGAAAAAAGCGGAAAAACAACGTAAAACCAAACAAAACAATAACCAACGCAACTTTAAGAATTATGGTCAGCAAGTTGCATCAAAAGAAATTACTCCAGAATGGCTGATTAGAGGAGATCATAAAAAAAGACGCGGCAAACAAAATAAACCGCAAACCGATTCTGGCGATCAAAGTTTAGCTCAAGATAGAGCGGAGTTTTTAAAACATTTAAATGAAACATGGAAGGAGGATGACGAATGA
- the nrdR gene encoding transcriptional regulator NrdR — MKCPKCNSTHSRVVDSRHADEANAIRRRRECENCGTRFTTFEHIEMSPLIVVKKDGTREQFLREKILNGLVRSCEKRPVGYQQLEDITNKVEWRLRDEGQAEVSSREIGKHVMNLLMHVDQVSYVRFASVYKEFKDVDQLLESMQGILQEKNKRSDN; from the coding sequence ATGAAATGCCCAAAATGTAATTCGACGCATTCTCGTGTAGTTGATTCCAGACATGCTGACGAAGCAAATGCAATTCGCAGACGCCGGGAATGTGAAAATTGCGGCACACGTTTTACAACATTTGAACATATAGAGATGAGTCCATTGATTGTTGTTAAAAAAGATGGAACACGCGAACAGTTTTTAAGAGAAAAGATTTTAAATGGGCTAGTTCGTTCATGTGAAAAACGTCCGGTCGGTTATCAGCAATTAGAAGATATTACAAATAAAGTTGAATGGCGCTTGCGTGATGAAGGCCAAGCGGAAGTATCTTCACGAGAAATAGGGAAACATGTTATGAATCTACTGATGCATGTCGATCAAGTATCGTATGTACGTTTCGCCTCAGTCTATAAGGAGTTTAAAGATGTTGATCAGTTGCTCGAATCTATGCAAGGTATTTTGCAAGAAAAGAATAAACGGAGTGACAATTAA
- the dnaI gene encoding primosomal protein DnaI: MKRFSNIMQTSPDFQKRFEKIKKDVINDPDVKQFLETHQSELTNRMIDEDLNILQEYKDQQKHYDGHDFADCPNFVKGHVPELYIENDRIKIKYLPCPCKIKHDEAQREAHLITSHHMQRDTLNAKLKDIYMDKRDRLNVAMVADKFCKDVIAEKENVKGLYLYGSFGTGKSFILGAIANQLKSKKIPSTIVYLPEFIRTLKNGFKDGSYEKKLQRIREANILMLDDIGAEEVTPWVRDEVIGPLLHYRMVHELPTLFSSNLDFNALEHHLSITRNGAEETKAARIMERIKSLATPYELVGENYRDD, translated from the coding sequence ATGAAGCGGTTCAGTAATATAATGCAGACATCTCCTGATTTTCAAAAGCGATTTGAAAAAATCAAGAAAGATGTTATTAACGATCCAGATGTAAAACAATTTTTAGAAACGCATCAATCAGAATTAACGAATCGAATGATTGATGAAGATTTGAACATTTTACAAGAATACAAAGACCAGCAAAAACATTATGATGGTCATGATTTTGCAGACTGCCCGAATTTTGTTAAAGGGCATGTGCCAGAACTTTATATTGAAAACGACCGTATTAAAATCAAATATTTACCTTGTCCTTGTAAAATTAAACATGATGAAGCTCAACGAGAAGCACATCTTATTACATCACATCATATGCAGCGAGATACATTGAATGCTAAATTAAAAGATATTTATATGGACAAACGTGATAGATTAAATGTTGCGATGGTTGCTGATAAGTTTTGTAAAGATGTAATTGCAGAAAAGGAAAATGTAAAAGGTTTATATCTATATGGATCTTTTGGGACAGGGAAGTCCTTTATTTTAGGCGCAATTGCGAATCAATTGAAATCAAAGAAAATACCTTCAACCATTGTTTATTTACCAGAGTTTATTCGTACTTTAAAAAATGGCTTTAAAGATGGTTCATATGAAAAGAAATTACAACGAATCAGAGAAGCCAACATATTAATGTTAGATGACATTGGTGCAGAAGAAGTGACACCGTGGGTAAGAGATGAAGTCATCGGTCCATTACTTCACTATCGTATGGTGCATGAACTTCCGACATTGTTCAGCTCGAACTTAGATTTTAATGCACTTGAACATCATCTTTCTATTACACGCAACGGTGCAGAAGAGACCAAAGCTGCTAGAATTATGGAGCGTATTAAATCTTTAGCAACACCGTATGAACTTGTTGGAGAGAACTATCGTGACGATTGA
- the thrS gene encoding threonine--tRNA ligase, translating into MDKINITFPDGNSTEFDKGITTEEIAQSISPGLRKKAVAGKFNDKMVDLTRPLEEDGSIEIVTPGSDEALEVLRHSTAHLMAQALKRLYGDVKFGVGPVIDGGFYYDFDTDVKISSDDFPEIEKTMKQIVNENYKIERKVVSREEAKEFFKDDPYKLELIDAIPEDESVTLYSQGEFTDLCRGVHVPSTSKIKEFKLLSTAGAYWRGDSNNKMLQRIYGTAFFDKKDLKAHLKMLEERKERDHRKIGKELDLFMNSQLVGAGLPLWLPNGATIRREIERYIVDKEVALGYDHVYTPVMANVELYKTSGHWDHYQDDMFPPMKLDETEEMVLRPMNCPHHMMIYKNKPHSYRELPIRIAELGTMHRYEASGAVSGLQRVRGMTLNDSHIFVRPDQIKEEFKRVVELILDVYEDFGFENYSFRLSYRDPEDKEKYFDDDEMWERAESMLKEAVDEMGLPYEEAIGEAAFYGPKLDVQVKTAMGKEETLSTAQLDFLLPERFDLAYIGKDGEEHRPVVIHRGVVSTMERFVAFLTEETKGAFPTWLAPKQVEIIPVNVDLHYDYARQIQDELKSQGVRVEIDDRNEKMGYKIREAQMHKIPYQLVIGDKEIENNEVNVRKYGSKDQETVEKDEFIWNLVDEIRLKKQRQN; encoded by the coding sequence ATGGATAAAATCAATATTACTTTCCCAGACGGAAACAGTACAGAGTTTGATAAAGGAATTACTACTGAGGAAATTGCTCAATCAATCAGTCCAGGACTTCGTAAAAAAGCCGTGGCTGGTAAATTCAATGACAAAATGGTGGATTTAACTCGTCCATTAGAAGAAGATGGATCAATTGAGATTGTGACACCGGGCAGTGATGAAGCACTAGAAGTTTTACGTCATTCTACTGCTCATTTAATGGCACAAGCATTAAAACGTTTGTATGGGGATGTTAAATTCGGAGTTGGACCAGTTATTGATGGCGGCTTCTATTATGACTTTGATACAGATGTTAAAATTTCTTCTGATGATTTCCCTGAAATCGAAAAAACAATGAAACAAATTGTGAATGAAAATTATAAAATTGAACGTAAAGTAGTGAGTCGTGAAGAAGCAAAGGAATTCTTTAAAGATGATCCTTATAAATTAGAATTAATTGATGCGATTCCTGAAGATGAGTCAGTGACATTATATTCACAAGGTGAATTTACTGATTTATGCCGTGGAGTACATGTGCCATCAACTTCTAAAATTAAAGAATTTAAATTATTATCAACTGCAGGTGCTTACTGGAGAGGCGACAGCAATAATAAAATGCTGCAACGTATTTACGGTACTGCTTTCTTCGATAAAAAAGATTTGAAAGCACACTTGAAAATGTTGGAAGAACGAAAAGAACGCGATCACCGTAAAATCGGTAAAGAATTAGACTTGTTTATGAATAGCCAACTTGTTGGTGCTGGTTTACCACTATGGTTGCCAAACGGTGCAACAATTCGTCGTGAAATCGAACGTTATATTGTTGATAAAGAAGTTGCACTAGGTTATGACCATGTTTATACTCCTGTAATGGCCAATGTAGAACTTTATAAAACATCTGGACACTGGGATCACTATCAAGATGACATGTTCCCACCAATGAAATTAGACGAAACAGAAGAAATGGTACTTAGACCTATGAACTGTCCGCACCATATGATGATTTATAAAAATAAACCTCATTCTTATAGAGAATTGCCAATTCGTATTGCAGAATTAGGTACAATGCATCGTTATGAAGCAAGTGGTGCTGTATCTGGACTTCAACGTGTCCGCGGTATGACTTTGAATGACTCTCATATCTTTGTAAGACCGGATCAAATTAAAGAAGAATTCAAACGTGTTGTTGAATTGATTCTTGATGTATATGAAGACTTTGGTTTTGAAAATTACAGTTTCCGATTAAGTTATCGTGATCCTGAAGATAAAGAAAAATACTTTGACGATGATGAAATGTGGGAAAGAGCAGAATCAATGTTGAAAGAAGCAGTTGATGAAATGGGCTTGCCATATGAAGAAGCAATTGGTGAAGCAGCTTTCTACGGCCCTAAACTTGATGTACAAGTTAAAACTGCAATGGGTAAAGAAGAAACTTTATCAACAGCACAACTTGACTTCTTATTACCTGAAAGATTTGACCTTGCTTACATTGGTAAAGATGGTGAAGAACATCGTCCTGTAGTTATTCACCGTGGTGTAGTTTCTACTATGGAGCGTTTTGTTGCATTCTTAACTGAAGAAACAAAAGGTGCTTTTCCAACTTGGTTAGCGCCAAAACAAGTTGAAATCATCCCTGTTAATGTTGATTTGCATTATGATTATGCAAGACAAATTCAAGATGAATTGAAATCTCAAGGTGTACGTGTAGAAATTGATGATCGTAACGAAAAAATGGGATACAAAATCCGTGAAGCACAAATGCATAAAATACCTTATCAACTTGTAATTGGTGATAAAGAGATTGAAAACAATGAAGTAAATGTAAGAAAATATGGTTCAAAAGATCAAGAAACTGTAGAAAAAGATGAATTTATCTGGAATTTAGTAGATGAAATTCGTTTAAAAAAACAAAGACAAAATTAA